One Streptomyces sp. RPA4-2 genomic window carries:
- a CDS encoding ATP-dependent DNA helicase has product MTEPSLPELLHAAVTAVGGTERPGQVTMAEAVAGAIDDSSHLLVQAGTGTGKSLGYLVPALAHGERVVVATATLALQRQLVERDLPRTVDALHPLLRRRPEFAMLKGRSNYLCLHRLREGVPQEEEEGLFDQFEAAAPTSKLGQDLLRLRDWSDETETGDRDNLTPGVSDRAWNQVSVSSRECLGASKCAYGAECFAEMARERAKLAEVVVTNHALLAIDAIEGAPVLPQHEVLIVDEAHELVSRVTGVATGELTPGQVNRAVRRAARLVNEKAADQLQTAAEGFERLMELALPGRLEEIPEDLGYALMALRDAARTVISAIGSTRDKSVQDEDAVRKQALAAVESVHDVAERITNGSEWDVVWYERHDRFGASLRVAPMSVSGLLREKLFSDRSVVLTSATLKLGGDFNGVGASLGLAPEGTEGEDLPQWKGVDVGSPFDYPRQGILYVAKHLARPARDGDRGDMLDELTELIQSAGGRTLGLFSSMRAAQLAAEELRTRIPEYPILLQGEETLGELIKNFAADPKTCLFGTLSLWQGVDVPGPSCQLVVMDKIPFPRPDDPLMSARQKAVEDNGGNGFMAVAATHAALLMAQGAGRLVRATGDRGVVAVLDQRLATARYGSYLKASLPDFWYTTDRNQVRRSLTAIDEAARKAEDALHEQKAAEAEEAPRPAEEA; this is encoded by the coding sequence ATGACAGAGCCCTCACTCCCCGAACTCCTGCACGCCGCCGTCACCGCCGTCGGCGGCACGGAGCGCCCTGGCCAGGTGACCATGGCCGAAGCCGTCGCGGGTGCCATCGACGACAGCTCCCACCTGCTGGTGCAGGCGGGCACCGGCACCGGAAAGTCCCTCGGCTATCTGGTGCCCGCGCTCGCCCACGGGGAGCGCGTCGTCGTGGCGACCGCCACCCTGGCGCTCCAGCGGCAGCTCGTGGAGCGTGATCTTCCACGGACCGTCGACGCGCTGCATCCCCTGCTGCGCCGCCGCCCCGAGTTCGCGATGCTCAAGGGCCGGTCGAACTACCTGTGCCTGCACCGGCTGCGCGAGGGTGTGCCGCAGGAGGAGGAAGAGGGCCTCTTCGACCAGTTCGAGGCCGCCGCGCCCACCAGCAAGCTGGGCCAGGACCTGCTGCGCCTGCGGGACTGGTCGGACGAGACCGAGACCGGTGACCGTGACAACCTCACGCCCGGCGTCTCCGACCGCGCCTGGAACCAGGTGTCCGTGTCGTCCCGGGAGTGCCTGGGCGCGAGCAAATGCGCCTATGGAGCGGAGTGCTTCGCCGAGATGGCCCGTGAGCGCGCCAAGCTCGCCGAGGTCGTCGTCACCAACCACGCGCTGCTCGCGATCGACGCCATCGAGGGCGCGCCGGTCCTCCCGCAGCACGAGGTGCTGATCGTCGACGAGGCCCATGAGCTGGTCTCCCGGGTCACCGGCGTCGCGACCGGCGAGCTCACCCCCGGCCAGGTCAACCGCGCCGTCCGGCGCGCCGCGCGGCTCGTCAACGAGAAGGCGGCCGACCAGCTGCAGACCGCCGCCGAGGGCTTCGAGCGGCTGATGGAGCTGGCGCTTCCCGGTCGTCTGGAGGAGATCCCGGAGGATCTCGGATACGCGCTGATGGCGCTGCGTGACGCCGCGCGCACGGTGATCTCGGCGATCGGCTCCACCCGCGACAAGTCCGTCCAGGACGAGGACGCGGTCCGCAAGCAGGCCCTCGCCGCGGTGGAGTCGGTCCATGACGTGGCGGAGCGGATCACCAACGGCTCCGAATGGGACGTCGTCTGGTACGAGCGCCACGACCGCTTCGGCGCGTCGCTGCGGGTGGCGCCCATGTCGGTGTCCGGTCTCCTCAGGGAGAAGCTCTTCTCGGACCGGTCGGTCGTCCTGACGTCGGCCACCCTGAAGCTCGGCGGCGACTTCAACGGAGTGGGGGCGTCGCTGGGGCTCGCCCCGGAGGGCACCGAGGGCGAGGACCTCCCGCAGTGGAAGGGCGTCGACGTCGGCTCGCCCTTCGACTACCCCCGGCAGGGCATCCTGTACGTGGCCAAGCACCTGGCACGCCCCGCGCGTGACGGCGACCGCGGCGACATGCTGGACGAGCTCACCGAGCTGATCCAGTCCGCCGGGGGCCGCACACTGGGCCTGTTCTCCTCGATGCGGGCCGCCCAGCTCGCGGCGGAGGAACTGCGCACGCGCATCCCCGAGTACCCCATCCTGCTGCAGGGCGAGGAGACGCTCGGCGAGCTGATCAAGAACTTCGCGGCCGATCCGAAGACCTGTCTGTTCGGCACGCTCTCGCTCTGGCAGGGCGTGGACGTCCCCGGTCCCAGCTGTCAGCTGGTCGTCATGGACAAGATCCCGTTCCCGCGCCCCGACGACCCGCTGATGAGCGCCCGCCAGAAGGCCGTCGAGGACAACGGCGGCAACGGCTTCATGGCCGTCGCCGCCACGCACGCGGCGCTGCTGATGGCGCAGGGCGCCGGCCGCCTCGTACGCGCCACGGGGGACCGTGGTGTGGTGGCGGTGCTGGACCAGCGCCTGGCCACGGCTCGCTACGGCAGCTATCTCAAGGCCTCGCTGCCCGACTTCTGGTACACGACGGACCGCAACCAGGTCCGGCGGTCGCTCACGGCGATCGACGAGGCAGCACGCAAGGCGGAGGACGCGCTGCACGAGCAGAAGGCGGCGGAGGCGGAGGAGGCGCCGCGGCCGGCCGAGGAAGCGTAG
- a CDS encoding TerD family protein: MNGLNKGIRKVELAVKWDPSPVGEPATDLDIIAATYGADDPYGSPVYVVHFDSRSPDGTIYLNRDSKDGKGFGWDEVMTLELDRLNSRYTRVVVGVLIQQRSGHKEFVGVLNPGLRMREGYTVLAEDSFGGVLGATAATVGEFVRDDSGEWTFHPGIHGYDTDPAAFPAIMGRRHDS, from the coding sequence ATGAACGGTCTCAACAAGGGGATACGCAAGGTCGAGCTCGCGGTGAAATGGGACCCCAGTCCTGTCGGTGAGCCCGCAACCGACCTCGACATCATCGCGGCGACCTACGGGGCCGACGACCCCTACGGAAGCCCCGTCTACGTGGTGCACTTCGACAGCCGCTCCCCGGACGGCACGATCTACCTCAACCGGGACAGCAAGGACGGCAAGGGCTTCGGCTGGGACGAGGTCATGACGCTGGAGCTGGACCGCCTCAACAGCCGCTACACGCGTGTGGTGGTCGGCGTCCTGATCCAGCAGCGCTCCGGCCACAAGGAGTTCGTCGGCGTACTCAACCCCGGTCTGCGCATGCGCGAGGGCTACACCGTCCTGGCGGAGGACAGCTTCGGCGGTGTCCTGGGCGCGACGGCCGCGACGGTCGGTGAGTTCGTCCGCGACGACTCCGGGGAGTGGACCTTCCACCCGGGCATCCACGGCTACGACACGGACCCTGCGGCGTTCCCCGCGATCATGGGCCGCCGGCACGACTCCTGA
- a CDS encoding ADP-ribosylglycohydrolase family protein, translated as MTADTSPDARMGRALASLRGLAVGDALGSQFFVPAHYPLLKRRDLPPGPWQWTDDTEMASSVVAVLGRHRRIDQDELARSFAEHHDFDRGYGPAVNRLLRQVREGGDWRQLASALFKGQGSWGNGAAMRIAPLGAWYADDPEQAVHQAEISAYPTHQHREAVVGAMAVAAAAALAADPAGPPSPAELLDGVIALVPRSAVGAGLRRARDMLDYGDTATVAAVLGCGRRTTAHDTVPFALWSAARTLGDYEAAFWATAQVGGDMDTTCAIVGGVVASGKAGAPPGEWVTRTESLPRWMAVAA; from the coding sequence ATGACCGCTGACACCTCTCCCGACGCACGCATGGGCCGCGCCCTGGCCAGCCTGCGTGGACTCGCGGTGGGGGACGCGCTGGGCTCACAGTTCTTCGTGCCCGCGCACTACCCGCTGCTCAAGCGCCGCGATCTTCCGCCCGGCCCCTGGCAGTGGACGGACGACACCGAGATGGCCTCCTCCGTGGTGGCCGTCCTGGGCCGGCACCGCCGCATCGACCAGGACGAGCTGGCCCGCTCCTTCGCCGAGCACCACGACTTCGACCGCGGTTACGGCCCCGCGGTCAACCGGCTGCTGCGACAGGTCCGGGAAGGCGGCGACTGGCGACAGCTGGCCTCCGCCCTCTTCAAGGGGCAGGGCTCGTGGGGCAACGGCGCGGCGATGCGGATCGCCCCCCTGGGGGCCTGGTACGCGGACGACCCCGAGCAGGCGGTCCACCAGGCGGAGATCTCGGCCTACCCCACCCACCAGCACCGTGAGGCCGTCGTGGGCGCCATGGCCGTCGCCGCGGCCGCCGCCCTCGCGGCCGACCCGGCGGGGCCGCCGAGCCCCGCGGAGCTCCTCGACGGCGTCATCGCGCTGGTGCCGCGCAGCGCCGTGGGCGCGGGGCTGCGCAGGGCCCGGGACATGCTCGACTACGGGGACACCGCGACGGTCGCGGCCGTACTGGGATGCGGGCGGCGCACGACGGCGCACGACACGGTGCCGTTCGCGCTCTGGTCGGCGGCACGGACCCTCGGGGACTACGAAGCGGCCTTCTGGGCGACGGCCCAGGTGGGCGGCGACATGGACACGACCTGTGCCATCGTCGGCGGAGTGGTCGCCTCCGGAAAGGCGGGGGCCCCACCGGGGGAGTGGGTGACGCGGACGGAGAGCCTGCCGCGGTGGATGGCTGTCGCGGCGTAG
- a CDS encoding vitamin B12-dependent ribonucleotide reductase produces MTETASGPARGSRAKGTKASKGLRIERIHTTPGVHPYDEVEWERRDVVMTNWRDGSVNFEQRGVEFPGFWPVNAVNIVTSKYFRGAVGTPQREVSLKQLIDRIVKTYRKAGEDHKYFVSPADAEIFEHELAYALLHQIFSFNSPVWFNVGTPQPQQVSACFILSVDDSMESILDWYKEEGMIFKGGSGAGLNLSRIRSSKELLSSGGNASGPVSFMRGADASAGTIKSGGATRRAAKMVILDVDHPDIEDFIETKVKEEEKIRALRDAGFDMDLGGDDITSVQYQNANNSVRVNDTFMKAVEQGGKFGLTSRMTGEVIEEVDAKSLFRKMAEAAWACADPGIQYDDTINQWHTCPESGRINGSNPCSEYMHLDNTSCNLASLNLMKFLKDDGKGRQSFEVERFAKVVELVITAMDISICFADFPTQKIGENTRAFRQLGIGYANLGALLMATGHAYDSDGGRALAGSITSLMTGTSYRRSAELAAVVGPYDGYARNAQPHQRVMKQHSDANAVAVRVDDLDTPIWAAATEAWQDVLHLGEKNGFRNAQASVIAPTGTIGLAMSCDTTGLEPDLALVKFKKLVGGGSMQIVNGTVPQALRRLGYQEEQIEAIVAHIAENGNVVDAPSLKHEHYEVFDCAMGERSISAMGHVRMMAAIQPWISGALSKTVNLPETATVEDVEEVYFEAWKMGVKALAIYRDNCKVGQPLSAKTKEKPATDAVTAKAEATIRETVEKVVEYRPVRKRLPKGRPGITTSFTVGGAEGYMTANSYPDDGLGEVFLKMSKQGSTLAGMMDAFSIAVSVGLQYGVPLETYVSKFTNMRFEPAGMTDDPDVRMAQSIVDYIFRRLALDFLPFETRSALGIHSAEERQRHLETGSYEPSMEDVDMDVEGLAQSAPRAQELKAVAAPVAEVAVAEPAPRQAHTSAELVEMQLGIQADAPLCFSCGTKMQRAGSCYICEGCGSTSGCS; encoded by the coding sequence ATGACAGAGACGGCGAGCGGTCCGGCACGAGGTTCCCGCGCCAAGGGCACCAAGGCCAGCAAGGGACTGCGCATCGAGCGTATCCACACCACCCCCGGCGTGCATCCGTACGACGAGGTCGAGTGGGAACGCCGTGACGTCGTCATGACCAACTGGCGCGACGGCTCGGTCAATTTCGAGCAGCGTGGCGTCGAGTTCCCCGGCTTCTGGCCGGTGAACGCGGTCAACATCGTCACCAGCAAGTACTTCCGGGGTGCCGTGGGCACCCCGCAGCGAGAGGTGAGCCTCAAGCAGCTCATCGACCGCATCGTGAAGACGTACCGGAAGGCCGGCGAGGACCACAAGTACTTCGTCTCGCCCGCCGACGCCGAGATCTTCGAGCACGAGCTGGCGTACGCGCTCCTGCACCAGATCTTCAGCTTCAACAGCCCCGTCTGGTTCAACGTCGGGACGCCGCAGCCCCAGCAGGTCTCCGCCTGTTTCATCCTGTCCGTCGACGACTCCATGGAGTCGATCCTCGACTGGTACAAGGAAGAGGGGATGATCTTCAAGGGCGGCTCCGGCGCCGGCCTGAACCTCTCCCGTATCCGCTCCTCCAAGGAGCTCCTCTCCTCGGGCGGCAACGCCTCCGGTCCCGTCTCCTTCATGCGCGGTGCCGACGCCTCCGCAGGAACGATCAAGTCGGGCGGCGCCACCCGCCGCGCGGCCAAGATGGTCATCCTCGACGTCGACCACCCCGACATCGAGGACTTCATCGAGACCAAGGTCAAGGAAGAGGAGAAGATCCGCGCCCTGCGCGACGCGGGCTTCGACATGGACCTGGGCGGCGACGACATCACGTCCGTCCAGTACCAGAACGCCAACAACTCGGTCCGCGTGAACGACACGTTCATGAAGGCGGTCGAGCAGGGCGGCAAGTTCGGCCTCACCTCGCGCATGACCGGCGAGGTCATCGAGGAGGTCGACGCCAAGTCGCTCTTCCGCAAGATGGCCGAGGCCGCCTGGGCCTGCGCCGACCCGGGCATCCAGTACGACGACACGATCAACCAGTGGCACACGTGCCCGGAGTCCGGCCGTATCAACGGCTCGAACCCCTGCAGCGAGTACATGCACCTGGACAACACGTCCTGCAACCTCGCCTCGCTGAACCTCATGAAGTTCCTGAAGGACGACGGCAAGGGCCGCCAGTCCTTCGAGGTCGAGCGCTTCGCCAAGGTCGTCGAGCTCGTCATCACCGCGATGGACATCTCCATCTGCTTCGCGGACTTCCCGACCCAGAAGATCGGCGAGAACACCCGCGCCTTCCGTCAGCTGGGCATCGGCTACGCCAACCTCGGCGCCCTCCTGATGGCGACCGGTCACGCGTACGACTCCGACGGCGGCCGCGCCCTGGCCGGCTCCATCACCTCGCTGATGACCGGCACCTCGTACCGCCGCTCCGCCGAGCTCGCCGCGGTCGTCGGCCCGTACGACGGCTACGCCCGCAACGCGCAGCCGCACCAGCGCGTCATGAAGCAGCACTCCGACGCCAACGCCGTGGCCGTCCGGGTGGACGACCTGGACACGCCGATCTGGGCCGCCGCCACGGAGGCCTGGCAGGACGTGCTGCACCTCGGCGAGAAGAACGGCTTCCGCAACGCGCAGGCCTCGGTCATCGCCCCGACCGGCACCATCGGTCTCGCGATGTCCTGCGACACCACCGGCCTCGAGCCCGACCTCGCGCTGGTCAAGTTCAAGAAGCTGGTCGGCGGCGGCTCGATGCAGATCGTGAACGGCACCGTCCCGCAGGCCCTGCGACGCCTGGGCTACCAGGAGGAGCAGATCGAGGCGATCGTCGCCCACATCGCCGAGAACGGCAATGTCGTCGACGCCCCGAGCCTCAAGCACGAGCACTACGAGGTCTTCGACTGCGCCATGGGCGAGCGCTCCATCTCCGCGATGGGCCACGTCCGCATGATGGCCGCGATCCAGCCCTGGATCTCCGGCGCGCTCTCCAAGACGGTCAACCTGCCGGAGACGGCGACCGTCGAGGACGTCGAAGAGGTCTACTTCGAGGCGTGGAAGATGGGCGTCAAGGCGCTCGCGATCTACCGCGACAACTGCAAGGTCGGCCAGCCTCTCTCCGCCAAGACCAAGGAGAAGCCCGCGACCGACGCCGTCACGGCGAAGGCCGAGGCGACCATCCGTGAGACGGTCGAGAAGGTCGTCGAGTACCGCCCGGTGCGCAAGCGCCTCCCCAAGGGCCGTCCCGGCATCACCACCTCCTTCACGGTGGGCGGCGCCGAGGGTTACATGACCGCCAACTCCTACCCGGACGACGGTCTCGGCGAGGTCTTCCTGAAGATGTCGAAGCAGGGCTCCACCCTCGCGGGCATGATGGACGCCTTCTCGATCGCGGTCTCCGTGGGTCTGCAGTACGGGGTGCCCCTGGAGACGTACGTCTCGAAGTTCACCAACATGCGCTTCGAGCCGGCCGGCATGACGGACGACCCGGACGTGCGGATGGCGCAGTCGATCGTCGACTACATCTTCCGCCGCCTGGCGCTGGACTTCCTGCCGTTCGAGACGCGTTCCGCGCTCGGCATCCACTCGGCCGAGGAGCGTCAGCGTCATCTGGAGACGGGTTCCTACGAGCCGTCCATGGAAGATGTCGACATGGACGTCGAGGGCCTCGCCCAGTCCGCGCCCCGCGCGCAGGAACTGAAGGCCGTCGCCGCCCCCGTGGCCGAGGTCGCGGTGGCCGAGCCCGCCCCGAGGCAGGCTCACACCAGTGCCGAACTGGTGGAGATGCAGCTGGGCATCCAGGCGGACGCCCCCCTGTGCTTCTCCTGTGGCACGAAGATGCAGCGGGCCGGTTCCTGCTACATCTGCGAGGGCTGCGGTTCGACCAGCGGTTGCAGCTGA
- a CDS encoding YdbC family protein — protein sequence MLVKWIRCTVVDRRGFERGQRKWAGLLGEPGFRGQGGGWSRGRPGVAHLFTFWESRAFYDSFMARSHDRLATAQSGTFKDAQVKLFDHRFDVKTGFEPRFTDTDVLRVAHCRVHEERAEHFALMQEKVWNPAMAGSPGMVRGLFGEAPGHEFLILSMWLSAAEHGKYRAERVERLTLRAQTETDVVALAGDIVALEPGWTV from the coding sequence GTGCTGGTCAAGTGGATTCGCTGCACCGTGGTGGACCGCCGCGGTTTCGAGCGCGGGCAGCGAAAGTGGGCGGGGCTTCTGGGCGAGCCGGGATTCCGGGGACAGGGCGGGGGCTGGAGCCGGGGGCGGCCCGGTGTGGCGCACCTCTTCACCTTCTGGGAGAGCCGTGCCTTCTACGACTCCTTCATGGCACGCTCGCACGATCGGCTCGCCACCGCTCAGTCCGGGACCTTCAAGGACGCGCAGGTCAAGCTCTTCGATCACCGGTTCGACGTGAAGACCGGCTTCGAGCCACGCTTCACGGACACCGACGTGCTGAGGGTGGCCCACTGTCGTGTCCACGAGGAACGGGCCGAGCACTTCGCGCTGATGCAGGAGAAGGTCTGGAACCCCGCGATGGCCGGGTCGCCCGGCATGGTGCGGGGGCTGTTCGGCGAGGCGCCCGGCCACGAGTTCCTGATCCTGTCCATGTGGCTGTCTGCCGCCGAGCACGGCAAGTACCGCGCCGAGCGTGTCGAGCGGCTCACGCTGCGTGCCCAGACGGAGACCGATGTCGTGGCCCTCGCGGGCGACATAGTGGCGCTGGAACCCGGCTGGACGGTCTGA
- a CDS encoding histidine phosphatase family protein gives MVRPRRIVLVRHGESAGNADDTVYEREPDHALALTEKGWQQAEETGKRLREVLGRERVSVYVSPYRRTHETLRAFHLDPELMRVREEPRLREQDWGNWQDRDDVRLQKTYRDAYGHFFYRFAQGESGADVYDRVGGFLESLYRSFEAPDHPPNVLLVTHGLAMRLFCMRWFHWTVAEFEALSNPGNAEMRMLVLGDDDKYTLDRPFERWRDPEPYGVSGIEWQGDDR, from the coding sequence ATGGTAAGACCACGGCGCATCGTCCTTGTCCGGCACGGCGAGTCAGCGGGCAACGCAGATGACACCGTGTACGAACGCGAACCCGACCACGCTCTCGCACTCACCGAGAAGGGGTGGCAGCAGGCCGAGGAGACCGGAAAGCGGTTGCGGGAGGTGCTGGGACGCGAGCGCGTCAGCGTGTACGTCTCCCCGTACCGGCGTACGCACGAGACGCTCCGTGCCTTTCACCTCGACCCCGAGCTCATGCGGGTTCGCGAGGAACCCCGGCTGCGCGAGCAGGACTGGGGCAACTGGCAGGACCGCGACGACGTACGTCTTCAGAAGACGTACCGGGACGCCTACGGGCACTTCTTCTACCGCTTCGCCCAGGGTGAGTCCGGCGCCGACGTGTACGACCGGGTCGGCGGCTTCCTGGAGAGCCTGTACCGCAGCTTCGAGGCACCCGACCATCCGCCGAACGTGCTCCTGGTGACCCACGGTCTGGCCATGCGCCTGTTCTGCATGCGCTGGTTCCACTGGACGGTCGCCGAGTTCGAGGCGCTGTCGAATCCGGGGAACGCGGAGATGCGGATGCTCGTCCTCGGTGACGACGACAAGTACACACTCGACCGCCCGTTCGAGCGCTGGCGTGATCCGGAGCCGTACGGGGTCAGCGGGATAGAGTGGCAGGGCGATGACCGCTGA
- the nrdR gene encoding transcriptional regulator NrdR, with the protein MHCPFCRHPDSRVVDSRTTDDGTSIRRRRQCPDCSRRFTTVETCSLMVVKRSGVTEPFSRTKVINGVRKACQGRPVTEDALAQLGQRVEEAVRATGSAELTTHDVGLAILGPLQELDLVAYLRFASVYRAFDSLEDFEAAIVELRETGRCPAVGNEGGAGAADAERPECDRGSGETVQVTVPATAAD; encoded by the coding sequence ATGCACTGCCCCTTCTGCAGGCACCCGGACAGCCGCGTCGTCGACAGTCGTACGACCGATGACGGCACGTCGATCCGCAGGCGCCGCCAGTGCCCCGACTGCTCCCGTCGTTTCACGACCGTGGAGACGTGCTCGCTGATGGTGGTCAAGCGGTCCGGCGTCACCGAGCCCTTCAGCCGTACCAAGGTCATCAACGGCGTGCGCAAGGCGTGCCAGGGGAGGCCCGTCACCGAGGACGCGCTCGCCCAGCTCGGCCAGCGGGTCGAGGAGGCGGTGCGGGCCACCGGAAGCGCCGAACTGACCACCCACGACGTGGGGCTGGCCATACTCGGCCCGTTGCAGGAACTCGACCTCGTCGCCTATCTGCGGTTCGCGTCCGTCTACCGGGCGTTCGACTCGCTCGAGGACTTCGAGGCCGCCATCGTGGAACTCAGGGAGACGGGGCGCTGCCCCGCCGTGGGGAACGAGGGAGGCGCGGGCGCCGCGGACGCGGAGCGCCCGGAATGCGACCGCGGGTCCGGAGAGACCGTCCAGGTCACCGTGCCCGCCACCGCCGCCGACTGA
- a CDS encoding MFS transporter: MTTSQLIQDSKPGAARREGHPGLALAVIAACQLMVVLDATIVNIALPHIQDALKFSTTDLTWVVSAYTLTFGGLLLLGGRAGDILGRRRVFMTGILLFTLASLLGGLAQEPWQLLAARALQGVGGAIASPTALALITTTFPEGPERNRAFAVFAGVSAGGGAIGLLAGGMLTEWLDWRWVLFVNVPIGVLIAVLAPMYINESERHPGRFDITGALTSTAGMATLVYGFIRSAAEGWRDGLTIGSFVAALLLLLAFAFTETRAKEPITPLKMFADRNRSGTYVIMLSLAAAMFGMFFFIVLFVQNVLGYTPIQAGLAFLPVTAAIGIGAALSQRFLPVLGPKPFMMGGSALVAVGLGWLTFMSPDSTYVGGILGPMLLFAFGMGLNFVTLTVTAVSGVAQHEAGAASGLLNVTQQVGGSLGLSILTTVFGTASRDEAKKQVPKFLTGSSPEQKAEFAKTHQLPAPWGHDVLAHGISTAFVPAVAMAVLALITASVVIRVRKSDLEALAGTAGPAGA; the protein is encoded by the coding sequence GTGACAACCTCTCAGTTGATTCAGGATTCGAAGCCAGGAGCGGCCCGTCGGGAAGGACATCCCGGCCTCGCGCTCGCCGTCATCGCGGCCTGCCAACTCATGGTGGTACTCGACGCGACGATTGTGAACATCGCCCTCCCGCACATTCAAGACGCGCTCAAGTTCAGCACAACCGACCTGACCTGGGTGGTCAGCGCGTACACCCTCACCTTCGGTGGCCTGCTGCTGCTCGGTGGCAGGGCAGGCGACATCCTCGGTCGTCGCCGGGTCTTCATGACCGGCATCCTGCTCTTCACCCTCGCCTCGCTGCTCGGCGGACTCGCCCAGGAACCCTGGCAGTTGCTGGCCGCGCGCGCCCTCCAGGGCGTGGGTGGCGCGATCGCGTCGCCCACCGCGCTGGCGCTCATCACCACGACCTTCCCCGAAGGCCCGGAACGCAACAGGGCCTTCGCCGTCTTCGCCGGGGTCTCCGCGGGCGGTGGCGCGATCGGGCTCCTCGCGGGCGGCATGCTCACCGAGTGGCTCGACTGGCGCTGGGTGCTCTTCGTCAACGTGCCCATCGGTGTGCTGATCGCGGTGCTCGCGCCGATGTACATAAACGAGTCCGAGCGCCATCCCGGACGCTTCGACATCACGGGCGCGCTGACCTCGACGGCCGGTATGGCCACCCTCGTGTACGGCTTCATCCGCTCCGCGGCGGAGGGCTGGCGGGACGGTCTCACCATCGGGTCGTTCGTCGCGGCACTGCTCCTGCTGCTGGCCTTCGCCTTCACCGAGACCCGGGCGAAGGAGCCGATCACCCCGCTGAAGATGTTCGCCGACCGCAACCGCTCCGGCACGTACGTGATCATGCTGAGCCTGGCGGCGGCGATGTTCGGGATGTTCTTCTTCATCGTGCTGTTCGTGCAGAACGTCCTGGGCTACACCCCGATCCAGGCGGGCCTCGCCTTCCTCCCGGTGACGGCGGCGATCGGTATCGGCGCGGCCCTGTCGCAGCGGTTCCTTCCCGTACTGGGGCCCAAGCCCTTCATGATGGGCGGTTCCGCGCTCGTGGCGGTCGGGCTCGGCTGGCTGACGTTCATGAGCCCCGACAGCACCTATGTCGGCGGGATTCTCGGTCCGATGCTGCTCTTCGCCTTCGGTATGGGACTGAACTTCGTGACCCTGACCGTCACCGCGGTCTCCGGTGTCGCCCAGCACGAGGCGGGCGCGGCGTCCGGACTTCTCAACGTCACGCAGCAGGTGGGTGGTTCGCTCGGGCTCTCCATCCTGACCACGGTCTTCGGCACCGCGAGCCGGGACGAGGCGAAGAAGCAGGTGCCGAAGTTCCTGACCGGCTCCTCGCCGGAGCAGAAGGCGGAGTTCGCCAAGACGCACCAACTGCCCGCGCCCTGGGGCCATGACGTGCTCGCCCACGGCATCTCGACCGCTTTCGTACCGGCCGTCGCGATGGCCGTACTGGCCCTGATCACCGCTTCCGTGGTGATCCGTGTCCGCAAGAGCGACCTGGAAGCCCTGGCCGGCACGGCGGGACCGGCCGGAGCCTGA
- the lexA gene encoding transcriptional repressor LexA: MTTTADSATITAQDRSQGRLEPVHAMNEATNHEGPKRSLPGRPPGIRADSSGLTDRQRRVIEVIRDSVQRRGYPPSMREIGQAVGLSSTSSVAHQLMALERKGFLRRDPHRPRAYEVRGSDQSSAQPTDTAGKPAASYVPLVGRIAAGGPILAEESVEDVFPLPRQLVGDGELFVLKVVGDSMIEAAICDGDWVTVRRQPVAENGDIVAAMLDGEATVKRFKREDGHVWLLPHNSAYQPIPGDEATILGKVVAVLRRV, translated from the coding sequence GTGACCACCACCGCAGACAGCGCCACCATCACTGCCCAGGACCGCTCCCAGGGCCGACTCGAGCCGGTGCATGCGATGAACGAAGCCACGAACCATGAGGGGCCCAAGCGTTCCCTGCCGGGCCGACCTCCAGGCATCCGTGCGGACAGCTCGGGACTCACCGACAGGCAACGCCGGGTGATCGAGGTCATCAGGGACTCCGTGCAGCGACGCGGCTACCCACCGTCGATGCGGGAGATCGGACAGGCGGTAGGCCTCTCCAGCACCTCCTCGGTCGCACACCAGCTGATGGCACTGGAGCGCAAGGGCTTCCTGCGCCGAGACCCGCACCGCCCGCGCGCGTACGAGGTCAGGGGATCCGACCAGTCCTCGGCACAGCCCACGGACACCGCGGGCAAGCCGGCCGCGTCGTACGTCCCGCTCGTGGGCCGTATCGCCGCCGGTGGCCCGATCCTGGCCGAGGAGTCCGTGGAGGACGTCTTCCCGCTCCCCCGGCAGCTGGTGGGTGACGGTGAGCTGTTCGTCCTCAAGGTCGTCGGTGACTCGATGATCGAAGCGGCCATCTGTGACGGTGACTGGGTGACGGTCCGCCGCCAGCCCGTCGCGGAGAACGGCGACATCGTGGCCGCGATGCTGGACGGCGAGGCCACCGTGAAGCGGTTCAAGCGCGAGGACGGCCATGTGTGGCTGCTCCCGCACAACTCCGCCTACCAGCCGATCCCCGGCGACGAGGCGACCATCCTGGGCAAGGTGGTGGCCGTACTGCGGCGAGTGTGA